DNA from Eubalaena glacialis isolate mEubGla1 chromosome 2, mEubGla1.1.hap2.+ XY, whole genome shotgun sequence:
TTggtctttttttaatggctgcacaGAATTATTGTACTAATgtgcttcttttttaatttaattaactaGGGTCTTctgctgatgaacatttaggttgtttacgATCACTTGTTACCaagaataatgctacaatgaatagttttatatatttatctgtgCATATGTGTGCTATTAACCATAGGATAAATTTCTattagtgaaattgctgggtcaaagagcACGCACATTTAACATTTTGACAGAATCATCAACTTGACTTTTGAAGAGcttataccaatttacactcttACCACCAATATATTATGGACTTCACACCCTTTCTAGCTCAATATTGCATAAAACTTTTGCCCTTTCAGTCTGAGAAGTAAGAAAACAGTACTGCATTGTGGTtttactcttcatttctttgaagTGAAATTTTCTGCTGTCTTTCTGACTGGTACACGTGAGAGCTATAAAAGGAATTTTAGTTCTTAGTCATTTCTGTTGAAAATACTAAATACTTTTTCCCACTTTGTCCTTTAACCTCATTTACAGAATGTTCagaaattttcattattatgtaATTGCATTTACTAATCTTTTCTATCACGGTGTCTGGATTTCTAAAAATCTTCCTTAGGTAACCTTCCTCACTCTGAGACTATAAAAACTCTTAGTccattttcttttagtacttttacaggttttttttttttttttaatactaaacaTCTTGAATCTACCTGAAATTTATTATGCCCTAGGTAGTGAGAAAAGAACCCAACTTCATCACAAAAACTAACCAACTTGTTTCTCATTTGTTAAAACCGAgtgttattttacaaatattctccaatttctataataattttacACTCTAATCTTACTATATACTTAAATGTGCAAGATGACATAAGATGATTGTAGTATGATTAATTTCCCCAAacatgttaattttatttgtaaCTATCACAGTTACAAAATTACATAACTCTAATACAGTTTTAACTCGGTGGTGCTCAGCTGCCCACCAGGGTAAGTTCAAACAGGAATTTCTTGTTAATCATTTTACCACAACGTGAGTTAAAAAGCCTAGGTTTTTAAGATGTCTTATGTATGCATCTTACTGCAGTATGTTAGATAAGAAATGATATGCTATGTTTGTAGATTGAACAGTTCTACCGAGAAATAGGTGTATCTTTAATAGGCTAAATAGGATCTAGGGAAAAGTACTACATAATAAACTGAGGGCCACAGATGTCTCGATTTTCCCATTTGGaagaaaacaaactttatttccttaaaaatactAGCCTTctcaataaaagtttaaaaaaaattttgagggacttccctggtggcgcagtggttaagaatccgcctgccaatgcaggggacacggatttgagccctggtccgggaagatcccacatgccgtggagcaactaagcccgtgcgccacagctactgagcctgcgctctagagcccgtgagccacaactactgagcctgcgtgccacaactactgaagcccgcgcgcctagaacctgtgctccacaacaaagagaagccaccgcaatgagaagcccgcgcactgcaacgaagagtagtccccgctcaccagaactagagaaagcccgcacacagcaacgaagacccaacgctgccaaaaaataaataaatttataaaaaaaaaaaattgagcagcTCGAAGAAATAATTCTAATAAAGTACATTTTATGAGGGAGTAAGTACAGGGGGCCAGGTTCCACAGAAACATATAGTATGGGGACCTAACATTGTCTCAGAAGCTAAGAAAGTTCTGCTGaaggaaatgtttaaatgttCAAACTTCCTAACTAATATTACAGCCAAGCAACAGCAACCTATTATAAAAGAGTAAAAGTTCTTGTCCTTGGCCACAGAACTCtattaaaataagtatttaatgCAACACAAAAGcacttacatatatacatatttgcatGTCCATATATCTCATATTTAGAACTCCatatgtttcatattttaaaagattatctaAGTCTAGCATCAAGCTTATTTTAGGTGGGATTGTGGGGTTGACTTTCTTGTATAACAGTAAAGTTGGAGCTGTTTCAGAGAATAACTGTATCCTGTATGCCTGTGGCCGTTTTTACCTTTAGAAGGCAGCAGATTAGAAAACCAGTCAAGGCGTTTCTTTTCTACTGGTCCTTCAAGCTGGTCCCTCAAACCTTCAAAATCTTTTTTGTCATGCATGTGGCTCACTTAGGAAGACAGTATTAGAATCAGAAAAAGATCGATCAGACCTATAACCCAGACCTCCAAACACTAGGCCACAAGCAAAAATATGTTGACATTTCTTCTTCATAAACATACTTACTAAACAGAGGAGACAAAATGTTCAGGAGCAAAGTTCAGCtactactttaaaaatatgaactatTTTAATTATACAGGTTAAGTTTTTTTAAGGATTGTATAAAGATAAAAGATTATTATAAATCAGTAACTGAGCTAAAGTCCCAATATTAGAGACATTATCACAAACTAAACAAGGTAATTTCTGACCATTTATAAAACTTTTTCTAGTTGGTATTGTTTTAATTACATAAGAGTACTTAGTGGAAGGCTGATGTGCCAAGTAAAACAATACTTTAAAGATATGAAAAGGTGTGTAAATTCAGTTTCCTTAATAGCATGTACTTTGTAAGCTATAGGTTTCAGAATGTGTAACTGGGAAAGTGCTACAGGAATCTTTCAAAGACTATGTGTATAACCCAAGCTCTGCCAATAAGCTCTGTAACTCAGGGCAAATACCTAACATTTGATTCACCTCTGAAATAAATCATATAATCTGTAAGGTTACTTCcaactctaaaattctatgaCAATTTGTGTTTCAGTAGGTACATGCTACTTGATTTCTCTGCAGTTTAGCTATCTAAATGAATCAGGAAACACGCAGAGTAAATGAAAAATGCCTTAGTCCCTCCGACAAGCAGAAAaggaatacatacacacacacatatattttaggaataaatacatatatatatttaaaggattTGATAGTCCTTTGCTAAGCAAAATCAAAGTTTGACTACAGGATGACActaaatatctttttatattcAACACAGGTTGCTTACCTAAAGACTTATATTTGTGTTAACATAAATAGCAAATCACAGCATAAAATCACACCCCATTTAACTCTCTTAAGGTACAGGTTAAACATATATCCATTGAGTGGTATCATCTCCAGAAGTCTGTATACTGGGTGTGAGTGTGGATTCAAGGTTTCCTTGGGTCTCTCTCAAGGGCTCTCCTTTCTCTTCAGTGTTTCTCTCCATTCCCATTTTCCTTCTACTTATACAGAACTGCCATTCTTAAATTTAATACCCAATTTCCACCACTTGTTCATGTCAGTTCCTTGAAATGTAATTGTCCATAAGCCTTGACATGTACTTTTTATAACAGACGCAGAAGCTAAAAGATGTAGACATCACACAATTTAATCCAGAGggtatttaaaaagtataaagaaagaaTTCAGTTGCCAACATAGTGGATTTTATACATTAttaaatgtctattttatctcCGTGGTCTGAAACTTACTTCTCACTCAAGAAAAAagattcctggggcttccctggtggtgcagtggctgagagtctgcctgccaatgcaggggacacgggttcgagccctggtctgggaggatcccacatgccgcggagcgattgggcccgtgagccacaactactgagcctgcgcatctggagcttgtgctccgcagcgggagaggccgcgacggtgagaggcccgtgcacggcgatgaagagtggtccccgctcgccgcagctggagaaggccctcgcacagaaacgaagacccaacacagccaaaaataaataaattaaaaaaaaaaaaaagttctcattttttaaaaaaaaaagaaaaaagattcctttctaAACATTTATTCTATCTTTCTTTGATGGAAACAGCAGAAAAGTTTCTTCTTTGACAAAATTGTCCCAGGGGAACAAAACAAATGCTTTCCAAATTAGAGCACAAGTCTTCCTTAAATGTCAGTGTGTGATAAATAAGATATCATAgcagtcttttaaatttcataaaagcTACAGTTAAGTTGGTGTTTTTGGCCGTTTTGCAGATGGTCCATCTGAGTGAGTTCTGTTATCAACGTTAGTTTCATCTTCtgcatcatcttcatcatcaccttttaaaataaatatttgttgtatgacAATATGTTCATTGgttaaaagaaatatacataGCTAAAGCAGTTGATAATGAGACCATTTCACTTTAGGGATTAATAAAACAATGGATATATCAAATTAGAAATATGTACAGTTAAAAAGACTTTGGGAGTTTTGGtgtttaaaatctttcttttctaTCAGTTTTTTTGGAGATAtgattcatataccataaaattcactttcAAAGTGTACAGTTTATTGATTTAGATATTCActaggttgtgcaaccatcaccactaattccagaacacttttcatcttcccagaaAGAAATCTCATACaaattagcagtcacttcccattccccTCAGCCcttggcagccactaatctactttcctaTCTcttagatttgtctattctggacatttcatataaatgaatcataaaacatgtggccttttgtgtctgccttctttcacttatcatgttttcagagttcattcatgttgtatagcatttatcagtacttcattcctttttgttgctgaataatattccatcgtatggatatatattttatttatctactcaTGAGCTGATGGACATctgtgttgtttccactttttagctattatgaataatgcagctatgaacatCTGTGCGTTTGTTTTTAATGGGAACATGTTTCCAGTTCTCTTGGGAGAACTAGGAGTGGAACTAGGAAtccctaggagtagaattgctgggtcgtacgacaactttatgtttaactttttgaggaactgccaaagtgttttccaaagaaggtacaccattttgcatttccaccagcaatgtatgagggctccaatttctccacatcctagccagGACTTGTTATTGTTTTTTCTGATTACAGCCTTCCTAGTGGGCATGACATGGTAtgtcactgtggctttgatttgcctttccctgaaagtcaatgatgttgagcatcttttcatgtgctttctggctatttgtatatcttatcTGGAGcactgtctattcaagtcttctgcacATTTGGtaactggattcttttttttttttttggtcattatgATGATTTTCTTTCAATTGAAGTAAAATTGACCCACAACACTGTTAGCTCCAGGTGCACAACACAGTGACTCAATATTTCTGTACATCACAAAATGATCACAATTATTTGTCTTTCTAGTGTTGCATTCTATCACTTTTCTTTCAtaattgttacatttttaaaattttgtatttgttgAGATATGATTCATGTAAgataaaatttgtcattttaatctCTAcagcttttaacaaaggaaattCAAACCAAAGCTTTATGGGGACCTCATTAAACATACAAAAGCATGTCTTCCTGTATGAAGATATTACTGACCCACTATTAGTAGAACAGGTGGCAGTTACTTTTCCAGTAAGtaatgatatgtatatatatatatattttttaaatggctctaCCTATACCTGTCCTTATTCCAATGATAATATTTTCAACGGATTAGAAAGGAACTTTTGGAGCCAAGAACCAGGACTTCTCTCTCATGGAAACAATCTATTATCTGAAGTTCGTGTAATATTCTGAATTGGTTCCTTCACATTATCTGGCAATCAAGATGGAAACAAGATGGAAAGGAAAGTACAGTACAGTACAGTTTAAGCTCCTCTACAGAGGAATTAAGTCCTGATTCTAATATTTAGTTCTTAGGTTCTGCAGCTCAGGGTAGTCAAgacaagactttaaaaaaaaacgaatACACTTAAATTTCCCGTTTCTACCTTCAAATTGCACCTACAAAACTGGGAAAGGAAAGGAGTTCCTGAGAGTTAAGACTTGTTCATCTGAAATCTGTTGCAATCTTCGGAACCTGCTCCTATTCTGTGACAGATGGCAGTCTTCCAAACTTGTTTGTAATTTCACACCGGGGAAAACTCCTTTCCATCCTTCAACACCCAGCTTAGAAGTCACGCCCTCTCTGAAGTCTTCTTGGGTTCTCTAGGTTTGCAATAGCTACAGAGGAGCCTAGGGTCATCCTTCTACTCTTTAATAAGAGTGTTTGTCTGTCTAACCCCTCAGCGGTCAGAGTTCCACAAGGACAGGAACTGAGTTTCATTCTTTCTCCAAAGCTCAGCCCAATGACTGGCATACAGCAGTAGACGTTCAGCacgtttttgtgtgtgtgatataaaTGCAAAGAGAATCGTGAAAAGCAGCCGTGGTAAATGAGCCCAGGTACAGCCCAGATCTGGCGGAAAGTGCTAACAACTTTTAGTTGGAGTTCTTCCCCCCAGGCTCACTTTCTCCAAGTTTGCCACTCCACGCGGGCTCCCTGAGCCAACTTTCCCCGGGCGCCCCTGCCCGCCCATCTGTCGCTCCAGCACCGTCCCAGAGCTCACCGTCCAACGCCTCGTCTGGAGCCGCCGCCACCCGGTCCTGTGCTTCCCGCTGTACCGGGGAGCCGAGGAGGTCGGTCACCAGCTCCCTCATCTTAGCCACGCCCGACAACAAGCCCTGGAAAGGGTCGGCGACGTCCGGCGCCTCACAGGGCACCCGCAGCTGCTGTCGCTGCCCTTCCTGCCCAACGTACTCGGCCAACAACTCCATGGACACCGCCGAGCTTCCAGAGCGCGCCGCGGTGACGCGCCACCCGGAAGCGGAAGCCAGCTCGCCACCGGCGCAGgcgggagaagggagaggagtaaCTTCCGTTTGTCGGAAGTcgctcctcccccttccttcgCTCCCCGTCTCTGGGATTGGTGCCTGGCACTGCGGCCCCGCTTCCTCCGGCCCCGCCCCTCGCGGCCGCTTTTCCCGCCTCCGCCGGGGCCGAGAGGCGGTCCGGGTGACAGTTGAGCATGGCCGGAGCTGAGGAGCCCGCGGGGCGGCAGGCGGAGCTGGAGCCCGTGGTATCGTTGGTCGACGTACTTGAGGAGGACGAGGAGCTGGAGAATGAGGCGTGCGCCGTCCTGGGCGGCAGCGACTCAGAGAAGTGCTCCTACTCGCAGGTGGGCGCGCGGCCCGGGCCTCGCCTCCCCCGGGCTCCCCTGCACCTTCTCTCTCCCGCTGGACTTACCCTCTTCCCGCCTGCCGCAGCCGGCACCCCCGTGGCGGGCCGGGGCCGCTGTTCGTCGTACGTTTCCCCATCGCAGGCCCAGTTGTCCTATTACCCTTAGTCTCCTGAGCCCCCTTGCTCAGCCTGTGTCCAGCAGGGCTCTCCTTCTTTCTCGGTCTTCCTCTGTCCGGCCCCCCACGATTCTCCAGGCTTTGGCCCTGGAGCGGctgctctttccttcctttcccgtCTCTTCTCGGTGCCTCAGCTGCTTTTCACGAAACCGTCCCCGTGACCTCTCACATCCAGACATCTTTGTCCCTACTTTTCCCATCCTCAGAGCATTTATTAGGAATCGAATGGGAGAGTCAAAACAGAGTTAAAGGAGAGAGCTCGGGATTTGAAATCTCCCCGTGTGGGCTGGGCTCCTGGACAGCTGGTTCCTCTGCAATTTAGTTTGACAAGTGCTAGCTGGTTTTTTGGAGAGAAGAAGCAAGTACCGCATCTGTGTGCAGTCTGCCCCCCAGGGCGATAGACCGGGACCCGAACAGCTGGTGGCactggcagaggggaggggaggagagaaagcatTTGGAAGATGTTGTGAACAAGGATTTGAGGGGGTGTGATGTCGTGTTTGGTGACTCATCCTATATTTCTAGGTACAAAAATGGAGAAAGGTGGGTAGAAGAAAACTAATAAGAGGTGAGAATTGGTAGGAGGAAGAAGGTTACCTTCCAAGGGGGTGGAGTGGAACACtgaaggatggggagggagaCTTGGGGTCATTCTGTGGTGTGGGCTGAGATCATAATACCAGTTGTCATCGTTGTCCGGTTGAGTTTACACTGCAAAgtggttacatttttttaatacacCTTGTGTCAGATGTGTTTAATGTTGGCTGGTATTTAAAAACCTTTGGTCACTACTGAAACAActttttctctgctttcctttttttaaaaagtctgtatgTAAGTTACCTTTGAAATGTAGTTAGGTTTTTGAAACGGActtccttaacattttttttattgtagtgaaATATGTGGAAAAGTGCACAAACCATGTATAAGTCttgggaaaacataaacaaaaacacatgCAGGTACGTACtgcccagatcaagaaatagaacattaccagCATACCAGAAGCTTCCTTGTATCTTCCTTGTGTCTCCCCCCTTCCCAGAAGAGGGTACTATCCATTATCAggatttgcttgtttttctttcagctttttattttgaaacattttaagtCTACAGATAAGTTGAAAGAATAATAGTATGAACACCTGTGTACTTTCACATATATtcactttttaacattttacaacatttgttttttcttttacccctTCATTGTAAtaggctttcttttttcttttttcctcaaccACTTGAAAATAAGTTGCAGACCATGACACTACACCTCTAAATACTTAAGCATACATCTAAAAATCAAAGGGATTCATTTAATGCATTGGTTTTCTCTTTGGTGGAACCACaagcattttccaaaattaagTATGATTATTACTTACATAAACTTAC
Protein-coding regions in this window:
- the GON7 gene encoding EKC/KEOPS complex subunit GON7 codes for the protein MELLAEYVGQEGQRQQLRVPCEAPDVADPFQGLLSGVAKMRELVTDLLGSPVQREAQDRVAAAPDEALDGDDEDDAEDETNVDNRTHSDGPSAKRPKTPT